The following are encoded in a window of Ruminiclostridium herbifermentans genomic DNA:
- a CDS encoding cell division protein FtsQ/DivIB, whose product MKNTSNNADYKKSINLKRKRARAKRIRRLLLTIIIVTAAIIFARSSFFIVDEIKVTGNKKYSSNDIIFNTGLITGQNVFKMLGEKPKNLISFRFKDREQNVYESMPYVKSVSVRPMLPKAIRIKIQERTPFAILEYNGTSILIDKEGYALETIKNPDIKKKYFKIIGTLVDSYNLGQEVKFKGESPLQLVILFCDTLLKSDKNSDIKLYDKFTSIKVSDISSVTANFEGRIDGEFGDLDNLEYDLKVFKQIFTNNITKNQKGTLVFSTGSEHPYFVPKD is encoded by the coding sequence ATGAAAAATACTTCAAATAATGCCGATTACAAAAAATCAATAAATTTAAAAAGAAAGCGTGCGAGAGCAAAAAGGATCAGAAGGTTATTGCTTACAATTATTATTGTAACTGCTGCTATTATTTTTGCGCGCTCATCTTTTTTTATAGTAGATGAAATTAAAGTAACAGGCAACAAGAAGTATTCGTCTAACGATATAATATTTAATACTGGGCTTATAACAGGACAAAATGTATTTAAAATGTTAGGAGAAAAACCAAAGAATTTAATATCCTTTAGATTTAAAGATAGGGAACAAAATGTTTATGAGTCCATGCCATATGTCAAATCTGTAAGTGTTAGACCTATGTTACCTAAAGCAATAAGAATTAAAATTCAAGAGAGAACTCCTTTTGCAATTCTAGAATATAATGGGACAAGCATATTGATTGATAAGGAAGGATATGCTTTAGAAACCATTAAAAATCCTGACATAAAAAAGAAGTATTTTAAAATAATAGGTACATTGGTGGATAGCTATAATTTGGGACAAGAGGTAAAATTTAAAGGGGAATCTCCATTACAGTTAGTAATATTATTTTGTGATACACTATTAAAAAGTGATAAAAATTCAGATATTAAGTTATATGATAAATTTACTTCTATTAAAGTTTCGGATATAAGTAGTGTAACTGCTAATTTTGAAGGAAGAATAGATGGGGAATTTGGAGACTTAGATAACCTTGAATATGATTTGAAAGTGTTTAAACAAATATTTACAAACAATATTACTAAAAATCAGAAAGGTACATTAGTTTTTTCAACTGGCAGCGAGCACCCATATTTTGTGCCTAAGGATTAG
- a CDS encoding small basic family protein gives MIPILGLIAGILIGMFIPITIPSEYFTYVAVAILAALDSVFGGLIATINKKFDMRIFLSGFFGNALLAATLAYIGDKLGLQIYLAAIFAFGNRLFLNFALIRRFVLNKFFKKDNIVNEE, from the coding sequence ATGATACCCATTTTAGGATTAATTGCAGGAATTTTAATAGGGATGTTTATACCAATAACTATTCCATCAGAGTATTTTACATACGTTGCAGTTGCAATACTTGCAGCCTTAGACTCTGTTTTTGGTGGTTTGATAGCAACTATAAATAAAAAGTTTGATATGAGAATTTTTCTGTCAGGTTTTTTTGGGAATGCTCTATTAGCTGCTACTCTGGCTTATATTGGCGACAAATTAGGACTTCAGATTTACCTTGCAGCTATATTTGCATTTGGTAATAGATTGTTTTTAAACTTTGCATTAATTAGAAGATTTGTATTGAATAAGTTCTTCAAAAAAGATAATATAGTTAATGAAGAATAA
- the ftsA gene encoding cell division protein FtsA yields the protein MSDIIVGIDIGTSKVSTVIGKVDRALEVEILGRGIASCTGVKKGIIIDIDATSDSIRNSVRIAEAQSEVKVISAYINISGLHTNIIKHRNFTNIVSSNKEITKEDVQKLIYSAGTISIAEDCEVIDVVPSQFIVDGYDGIIDPVGMKGSILEGDFDVVVGKIISVQNIIRSVEKAGIKVDGLVAEGFAAGECILMPDEKDMGVILVDIGGGTTEVSVFKNEKLVMNHCFAVGGDHISNDLSIALKMSYAESDRIKKQYQLASTRLIKNDQEISVNDISESFKKNIMVSDAIEVIEARVSEIFSLCHDMVEKKCPGSYGAGVVLSGNGIAALDGASQLANEIFQLPVRVASPKLKDITSLEYCTAAGIVKFIAKQEKEASTISKKNITETNKKTKNNSFFKKLLISLKELFY from the coding sequence GTGTCTGATATCATTGTAGGAATAGATATAGGTACTTCAAAAGTAAGTACTGTTATCGGTAAGGTTGACAGAGCACTAGAAGTTGAAATTTTAGGTAGGGGCATAGCCTCTTGTACTGGAGTAAAGAAGGGAATAATTATTGACATTGATGCTACGTCTGATTCCATTCGGAATTCTGTCAGAATTGCTGAAGCTCAATCTGAAGTTAAGGTTATTTCAGCATATATAAATATTTCAGGTCTGCATACTAATATAATCAAGCATAGAAATTTTACTAATATTGTTAGCAGTAATAAAGAAATTACAAAAGAGGATGTTCAGAAACTCATTTATTCTGCTGGAACAATATCTATAGCTGAAGACTGTGAAGTTATTGATGTTGTACCAAGTCAATTTATTGTGGATGGATATGATGGAATAATTGATCCTGTTGGTATGAAAGGCTCTATATTAGAAGGCGACTTTGATGTAGTAGTTGGGAAAATAATATCCGTTCAAAATATAATCAGAAGTGTTGAAAAAGCGGGGATTAAAGTTGATGGGCTTGTAGCTGAAGGCTTTGCAGCTGGGGAATGTATTTTGATGCCAGATGAAAAGGACATGGGAGTTATTTTGGTTGATATAGGTGGTGGAACTACAGAAGTAAGTGTATTCAAAAACGAAAAGTTGGTAATGAATCACTGTTTTGCTGTAGGGGGCGATCATATTTCTAATGACCTGTCCATAGCCTTAAAAATGTCTTATGCAGAGTCTGATAGAATAAAGAAACAGTATCAGTTGGCCTCAACAAGACTAATAAAAAATGATCAAGAGATATCTGTAAATGATATAAGTGAGAGTTTCAAGAAAAATATAATGGTATCTGATGCCATAGAAGTAATAGAAGCAAGAGTTTCAGAAATTTTTAGTCTTTGTCACGATATGGTTGAGAAAAAATGTCCAGGAAGCTATGGAGCGGGTGTCGTATTGTCTGGTAATGGTATTGCTGCATTAGATGGTGCATCTCAGCTTGCAAATGAGATTTTTCAATTACCTGTAAGAGTTGCATCACCAAAGCTTAAAGATATTACTTCTTTGGAATATTGTACTGCAGCAGGAATAGTTAAGTTTATTGCAAAACAAGAAAAGGAAGCTAGCACTATTAGTAAAAAAAATATTACAGAGACCAATAAGAAGACTAAAAATAATAGTTTTTTCAAAAAATTACTTATTTCACTCAAAGAATTATTTTATTAG
- the ftsZ gene encoding cell division protein FtsZ, which yields MLDFEIDMDHFAQIKVVGCGGGGNNAVNRMIDAGLRGVDFIAINTDKQALFLSKANTKIQIGDKLTKGLGAGANPEIGEKAANESRDEITQAIKGADMVFVTAGMGGGTGTGAAPVVAQIAREMGILTVAVVTKPFIFESRTRMQHAERGIENLKNTVDSLVTIPNDRLLQVVEKRTTMVEAFKMADDVLRQGVQGISDLIAVPGLVNLDFADVKTIMLSSGLAHMGVGRASGENRAEDAAKLAISSPLLETSIEGARRVLVNITGGPDMGLFEVNTAAELVQKSADPEANIIFGAVIDETMTDELMITVIATGFESGPVLKKFDKPAEKPKQASTPENSYSGSTVEKSNSNVVSPDNELDIPTFLRRNRFK from the coding sequence TTGCTAGATTTTGAAATTGATATGGATCATTTTGCCCAAATAAAGGTTGTTGGTTGTGGTGGTGGAGGAAACAACGCCGTTAACCGCATGATTGATGCCGGACTAAGGGGTGTTGATTTCATTGCTATAAATACAGATAAACAGGCTTTATTTTTATCGAAAGCCAATACAAAGATTCAAATAGGAGATAAGCTTACTAAGGGTCTTGGTGCAGGTGCTAATCCCGAAATCGGGGAAAAAGCTGCTAATGAAAGCAGAGATGAAATCACTCAAGCCATAAAGGGTGCAGATATGGTGTTTGTTACTGCTGGTATGGGTGGTGGAACAGGAACAGGAGCAGCTCCAGTGGTTGCACAGATCGCTAGAGAAATGGGAATTTTGACAGTTGCTGTAGTTACAAAACCATTTATTTTTGAAAGCAGAACCCGTATGCAGCATGCAGAGAGAGGTATTGAAAACCTCAAGAATACTGTTGATTCCTTAGTTACTATTCCTAATGACAGATTGCTGCAAGTTGTAGAAAAGCGTACTACAATGGTAGAGGCATTTAAAATGGCAGATGATGTATTACGTCAAGGTGTACAAGGTATTTCTGACCTAATAGCTGTTCCCGGTTTGGTAAATTTGGACTTTGCTGACGTGAAGACAATAATGCTCAGTTCTGGTTTGGCACATATGGGAGTGGGCAGAGCTTCTGGAGAAAACAGAGCTGAAGATGCAGCTAAGCTAGCTATTTCTAGTCCTCTTTTAGAAACATCAATAGAAGGTGCAAGAAGAGTTTTAGTTAATATTACAGGTGGACCCGATATGGGGTTATTTGAGGTTAATACTGCTGCTGAATTAGTGCAAAAGTCAGCTGATCCTGAGGCAAATATTATATTTGGTGCAGTTATTGATGAAACTATGACAGATGAATTAATGATAACTGTTATAGCAACTGGATTCGAAAGCGGACCAGTATTGAAGAAGTTTGATAAGCCTGCTGAAAAGCCAAAACAAGCTTCAACACCTGAAAACAGTTATTCTGGAAGTACTGTTGAAAAGAGTAATTCAAATGTTGTTTCACCTGATAATGAGCTTGACATTCCTACTTTTTTAAGACGTAATAGATTTAAATAA
- the spoIIGA gene encoding sigma-E processing peptidase SpoIIGA, with the protein MEVYWDVLVLENFVINFLILLVTAKLSRLRVSTLRLLAGAIIGALYVGFIIIQPDLKVYYTAIAKILLSMFIVAVTFSPRKVLQFIRTLAIFYISTFIFAGAAFAFLFFSHQGGFVRNGIVCVFGQSQWSMLVFSLITVGIIVKIFLEVIQSRLTKENLLVPVKISFDNRAIDLSALIDTGNSLRDPLTNIPVMVVEFKALKELLPQEIKSIFDCAQEEDLNYVTTIISKSKWFSRFRLIPFCSLGKENGMLIGFKPDFIEIGGEDDKRGIKNVIVGIYNRSLSRNEKYKALLGPELVA; encoded by the coding sequence TTGGAAGTTTATTGGGATGTTCTTGTTTTAGAGAATTTTGTTATTAATTTTCTTATATTATTGGTGACTGCAAAACTTTCAAGGTTGAGGGTGAGCACCTTACGTTTATTAGCTGGGGCTATTATAGGGGCTCTATATGTTGGGTTTATAATTATTCAGCCTGACTTAAAAGTATACTACACGGCTATTGCTAAAATATTGCTCTCTATGTTTATAGTAGCTGTTACTTTTTCGCCGCGTAAAGTGTTGCAGTTTATCAGAACTTTAGCTATATTCTACATTTCAACATTTATTTTTGCAGGAGCTGCGTTTGCTTTTCTGTTTTTCAGTCATCAGGGTGGCTTTGTTAGAAATGGGATTGTATGCGTTTTTGGACAATCGCAATGGAGTATGCTTGTATTTTCTCTGATTACAGTTGGAATTATTGTAAAGATATTTTTGGAGGTTATTCAGAGCCGACTAACAAAGGAAAATTTGTTAGTGCCTGTTAAAATATCCTTTGATAATAGAGCAATTGATTTATCAGCATTAATAGATACTGGAAATTCATTAAGGGATCCTCTTACTAATATACCTGTTATGGTAGTTGAATTTAAAGCGTTAAAAGAACTTTTACCGCAAGAGATTAAGAGTATATTTGATTGTGCTCAAGAGGAAGATCTAAATTATGTAACAACAATAATTTCTAAGTCAAAATGGTTTTCACGATTCAGGCTGATTCCTTTTTGCTCATTGGGAAAAGAAAATGGTATGCTAATAGGTTTCAAACCAGATTTTATTGAGATAGGTGGCGAGGACGATAAAAGAGGTATAAAAAATGTTATTGTAGGTATATACAACAGGTCATTGTCAAGAAATGAAAAATATAAGGCTTTGCTTGGTCCAGAACTTGTTGCATGA
- the sigE gene encoding RNA polymerase sporulation sigma factor SigE, translated as MKILVKIKMFILIKYENILRRFRLGGFFPVHYIGGSEALPPPLTLDEENYLLQKLEQSDYGVKSILIERNLRLVVYIARKFENTGVGVEDLVSIGTIGLIKAINTFNPSKNIKLATYASRCIENEILMYLRRNNRVKSEISIDEPLNIDWDGNELLLSDILGTDNDLIHRSLEEEVDKELLNMAMKKLSSREKRIMELRFGLSNEAEKTQKEVADMLGISQSYISRLEKRIISRLKKEISRMT; from the coding sequence ATGAAAATTTTAGTTAAAATAAAGATGTTTATTCTTATTAAGTATGAGAATATATTGAGGAGATTTAGACTAGGAGGTTTTTTTCCGGTTCACTATATAGGAGGAAGTGAGGCATTACCACCTCCATTGACTTTGGATGAAGAAAACTACTTGCTTCAAAAGCTTGAACAGAGTGATTATGGTGTTAAAAGTATACTTATAGAAAGAAACCTAAGATTAGTAGTATATATTGCAAGAAAATTCGAAAATACAGGTGTAGGTGTTGAGGATTTAGTATCTATTGGAACAATTGGTTTAATTAAAGCCATTAATACCTTTAATCCTTCAAAAAATATTAAACTTGCTACTTATGCATCAAGATGTATTGAAAATGAAATACTAATGTACTTGAGGAGAAATAATAGAGTTAAGTCTGAAATTTCAATTGACGAGCCTTTAAATATTGACTGGGATGGAAATGAATTGCTTTTGTCAGATATTTTGGGGACTGATAATGACCTTATTCATAGAAGCCTTGAAGAAGAAGTTGATAAAGAATTACTGAATATGGCAATGAAAAAATTGTCATCAAGAGAAAAGAGAATAATGGAGTTGAGATTTGGTCTTTCTAATGAAGCGGAAAAGACTCAGAAAGAGGTTGCAGATATGCTGGGAATATCTCAATCTTACATATCAAGATTAGAAAAAAGGATAATAAGCAGATTAAAAAAGGAAATCAGCAGAATGACTTAA
- the sigG gene encoding RNA polymerase sporulation sigma factor SigG: MLINKVEICGVNTSKLPVLTNEQKKVLFERMHKGDNSARDEFIKGNLRLVLSVIQRFNNRGEYVDDLFQVGCIGLIKAIDNFDVSHNVKFSTYAVPMIIGEIRRYLRDNNSIRVSRSLRDIAYKALQAKERLTNKNSKEPTIAQLAEELQLPKEDVVFALDAIQDPISLFESVYHDGGDAIFVMDQVKDEKNIDENWLETITLKEAMRKLNDREKLILNLRFFDGRTQMEVADEIGISQAQVSRLEKTALMHMKKYI, from the coding sequence ATGCTTATCAATAAAGTTGAAATATGTGGTGTTAATACTTCAAAACTTCCTGTTTTGACAAATGAACAGAAAAAAGTACTTTTTGAAAGAATGCATAAGGGCGATAATTCGGCAAGAGATGAGTTTATAAAGGGAAATCTTCGCCTTGTATTAAGCGTAATTCAGAGATTTAATAACAGAGGAGAGTATGTAGATGATTTATTTCAAGTGGGATGTATTGGGTTAATTAAGGCAATAGATAACTTCGATGTATCACACAATGTTAAATTCTCTACTTATGCAGTTCCCATGATAATTGGAGAAATTCGCAGATATCTAAGAGACAATAACTCCATCAGAGTAAGCCGTTCACTTAGAGATATTGCCTATAAAGCTTTACAGGCTAAAGAAAGACTTACAAACAAAAACTCAAAGGAGCCTACAATTGCTCAACTGGCAGAGGAACTCCAGTTGCCGAAGGAGGATGTAGTATTTGCTCTAGATGCCATTCAAGACCCAATATCACTTTTTGAATCTGTATACCATGATGGTGGGGATGCCATTTTTGTAATGGATCAGGTTAAGGATGAGAAAAACATCGACGAAAACTGGCTTGAGACTATAACCTTAAAAGAAGCAATGAGAAAGTTAAACGACAGAGAAAAGCTGATATTAAATCTTAGGTTTTTCGATGGACGAACTCAGATGGAGGTTGCAGATGAAATTGGTATTTCTCAAGCACAGGTATCAAGATTGGAAAAAACAGCATTAATGCATATGAAGAAATATATATAA
- the nrdR gene encoding transcriptional regulator NrdR: MKCPFCGFIEDKVIDSRPTDEGSAIRRRRECTRCSKRFTTYEKVESLPLMVIKKDRSRQPFDREKLMNGLLRACEKRPISINDLEKMVEGIETQLHNSLQREVTTEYIGEMVMSKLKTMDEVAYVRFASVYRQFKDINTFMDELKNLLRDDKKE, translated from the coding sequence ATGAAGTGTCCATTTTGTGGTTTTATTGAGGACAAGGTTATAGATTCAAGACCTACAGATGAAGGTTCTGCTATTCGAAGAAGAAGAGAGTGTACAAGATGTTCTAAAAGATTTACTACATATGAAAAGGTTGAGAGTTTGCCATTAATGGTAATAAAAAAAGATAGGTCAAGACAGCCTTTTGATAGAGAGAAACTTATGAATGGGTTATTAAGGGCATGTGAAAAAAGACCTATATCTATAAATGATTTAGAAAAAATGGTAGAAGGTATTGAGACTCAGTTACATAACTCTCTTCAAAGAGAAGTAACTACTGAATACATTGGCGAAATGGTTATGTCAAAGCTTAAGACCATGGACGAAGTAGCGTATGTGAGGTTTGCTTCAGTTTATAGGCAATTTAAAGACATTAATACCTTTATGGACGAATTAAAAAATCTGTTAAGGGACGATAAAAAGGAATAG
- a CDS encoding methyl-accepting chemotaxis protein, whose product MEQKVFIIENEKKANQATTNILFGATLAFPAIIILGLLKFWNFDMAKLYVYCLIGSICTVSPYLLRKIRVNNTFLKYYTITMSAVVIGVLNLNYQIGIRLMFMLPIALTCIYFERRLTLTALVLELINIISTNYFRFMSDPLYSENPFGNYIYHTAEYVLELLILSVIFIWIANRTKNLLNSLSDSEEQSLVFIDKLKGIMSSSQNASETLSTSVKELLSAIEQTTASNENINFNADSASKGCEKNLQYIESTNTTVANISDTLKLISSKTQKLSEVSQNTSLAAEESEKVIFNAISNMEEVELSTVQNKDIINSLGERSKEVGRIIEMITSIAEQTNLLALNAAIESARAGEHGKGFAVVSDEIRKLAEQSANAAKDISNIINQIQNDTEKAVYSIDQSYATIKVGIELVKNAGDSFEKLKSLQAVSDQEIQEIAQNSKQTSEYGHEIAEVISNTKSITSKSLDEIRAIASATSTQTALMQEILSSFAVIDNIADQLLKLSNSNDII is encoded by the coding sequence ATGGAGCAGAAAGTTTTCATAATCGAAAATGAAAAAAAAGCAAATCAAGCTACAACTAATATATTATTTGGAGCAACTTTAGCCTTTCCTGCTATAATTATTTTGGGCTTGCTAAAATTTTGGAATTTTGATATGGCAAAACTATATGTGTACTGCTTAATTGGTTCTATATGCACAGTGTCGCCTTATTTATTACGAAAAATTAGAGTAAACAATACTTTCTTAAAATACTATACTATAACAATGTCTGCCGTTGTTATAGGTGTACTTAATCTTAACTATCAGATTGGAATTCGTTTAATGTTTATGTTGCCTATTGCACTAACTTGCATTTATTTTGAAAGAAGACTTACACTAACAGCTCTAGTTCTAGAACTTATAAATATTATTAGCACAAACTACTTTAGATTTATGTCAGACCCTTTATATTCTGAAAATCCATTTGGAAATTACATTTATCACACAGCAGAGTATGTTTTGGAACTTTTAATACTATCTGTAATATTTATTTGGATTGCAAATAGAACAAAGAATCTTCTTAATAGCTTGTCTGATTCGGAAGAACAGTCTTTGGTTTTTATTGATAAATTGAAAGGTATTATGAGTAGTTCTCAAAACGCCTCAGAAACACTATCAACTTCTGTAAAAGAACTTTTATCGGCAATAGAACAAACTACAGCCTCAAATGAAAATATTAACTTCAACGCTGATAGTGCTTCTAAAGGCTGTGAAAAGAATTTACAATATATTGAAAGCACAAATACTACTGTTGCGAATATTTCAGATACTCTTAAGTTAATTTCATCCAAAACCCAGAAGTTATCCGAAGTATCTCAAAATACTTCTTTAGCAGCAGAGGAGAGTGAAAAGGTAATTTTTAATGCCATAAGCAATATGGAGGAAGTTGAACTATCCACTGTACAGAACAAAGACATTATAAATAGTTTAGGAGAAAGATCCAAGGAAGTTGGCAGAATAATAGAAATGATTACTAGCATTGCAGAGCAAACCAACCTTCTTGCATTAAATGCTGCAATAGAATCAGCAAGAGCTGGTGAACATGGTAAAGGGTTTGCTGTAGTCTCTGATGAAATTAGGAAGCTTGCAGAACAATCTGCAAATGCAGCGAAAGATATTTCAAACATAATAAATCAGATACAAAACGATACCGAAAAAGCGGTATATTCTATAGACCAGAGTTACGCAACTATTAAGGTGGGAATTGAATTGGTTAAAAATGCAGGTGATTCTTTCGAAAAATTGAAGAGTTTACAGGCTGTATCCGATCAAGAGATTCAAGAAATTGCTCAAAATAGTAAACAAACTTCAGAATATGGACATGAAATTGCTGAAGTTATTTCCAATACAAAATCAATTACATCTAAGTCACTTGATGAAATAAGAGCAATTGCTTCAGCTACATCGACTCAGACAGCGTTAATGCAGGAGATATTGTCTTCATTTGCTGTAATTGATAATATTGCAGACCAACTATTAAAACTGAGTAACAGCAATGATATTATATAA
- a CDS encoding YifB family Mg chelatase-like AAA ATPase, which yields MVSKINSCALMGIDGRIVSVETDISNGIPAFDIVGLGDTAVRESRERVRAAIKNSGIEFPIRRITINLAPANLRKEGSVYDVSIAIGILTASEIIVNNQLDSYMFLGELSLDGGIKAVTGILSMASCAAANGIKNIFVPESNADEAAVIKDVNILPVKTLMSIILHLNGEELITPYTVDIDSLFINSINYSIDFSDVKGQASVKRAMEVAACGAHNMLMIGSPGSGKTMLAKRLPTILPKMTFEEAIEITKIYSVSGLLPQKTSLITTRPFRSPHHTISDVSLVGGGKHIKPGEVTLAHYGVLFLDEFPEFSKEAIEVLRQPLEDGEICISRVNSSITFPTKTTLICAANPCKCGYYLESSKKCNCTPKMVQQYFGKLSQPLLDRIDIHAEVHPVKYDDLSKKEPEESSAVIRERVNKARNIQLDRYKGMGIYSNSELSPSLIKKYCELDRYTSNLLKKAYDKLGLSARAHNRILKVARTIADMDESETIKSEHIAEAIQYRSFDRIKI from the coding sequence ATGGTTTCAAAAATTAACAGTTGTGCGTTAATGGGAATTGACGGACGAATAGTTTCAGTAGAAACAGATATTAGTAATGGCATACCAGCTTTTGATATTGTAGGCTTAGGTGATACTGCTGTCAGAGAATCGCGGGAAAGAGTACGTGCTGCCATTAAAAACAGTGGAATTGAATTTCCAATAAGGCGAATAACAATTAATTTAGCACCTGCAAATCTTAGAAAGGAGGGGTCAGTTTATGATGTGTCAATAGCTATAGGTATTTTGACCGCATCTGAGATAATAGTTAATAATCAGTTGGATAGCTATATGTTTTTGGGAGAACTTTCTTTAGATGGAGGTATTAAAGCCGTTACAGGGATACTTTCAATGGCAAGCTGTGCTGCTGCAAATGGAATAAAAAACATATTTGTTCCTGAATCAAATGCAGATGAAGCAGCTGTAATTAAAGATGTGAATATTTTACCTGTTAAAACACTTATGTCAATTATTTTGCATCTTAACGGTGAAGAACTTATAACACCATATACTGTGGATATTGACAGCCTTTTTATAAATAGTATTAATTATTCCATAGATTTTAGTGATGTTAAAGGACAAGCCAGTGTAAAGAGAGCAATGGAAGTTGCAGCTTGCGGAGCACATAATATGCTTATGATCGGCTCTCCAGGTAGCGGAAAAACTATGCTGGCGAAGAGGCTTCCTACAATACTGCCTAAGATGACCTTTGAAGAGGCAATTGAAATAACAAAAATATACAGTGTCTCAGGGCTACTTCCGCAAAAGACCTCTTTGATTACAACGAGACCCTTTAGAAGTCCCCATCATACTATATCAGATGTTTCATTAGTAGGAGGCGGGAAGCATATTAAGCCAGGAGAGGTTACGCTGGCACACTATGGAGTTTTATTTCTAGATGAGTTTCCTGAGTTTAGCAAGGAGGCTATAGAAGTATTGCGTCAGCCTTTAGAGGATGGTGAAATCTGCATATCAAGGGTAAATAGCAGCATTACATTTCCTACAAAAACAACATTGATTTGTGCTGCCAATCCATGTAAATGCGGCTATTATCTAGAGTCTTCTAAAAAATGTAATTGTACACCCAAAATGGTTCAACAGTACTTTGGCAAGCTTAGTCAGCCTCTTTTAGATAGGATTGATATTCATGCAGAGGTGCATCCTGTAAAATATGATGATCTCTCGAAAAAAGAACCAGAAGAATCCTCTGCAGTAATTCGCGAAAGAGTAAATAAAGCAAGGAATATACAACTTGACAGATACAAAGGCATGGGGATTTATTCAAATTCAGAATTGTCTCCTTCGTTAATAAAAAAATACTGTGAATTGGACAGATACACCTCAAATTTATTAAAAAAGGCATATGACAAGCTTGGGTTAAGTGCACGGGCTCATAACAGGATACTGAAGGTTGCAAGAACAATTGCAGACATGGATGAATCTGAAACAATAAAATCTGAACATATTGCCGAGGCAATACAGTATAGAAGCTTTGACAGAATAAAGATATAA
- the dprA gene encoding DNA-processing protein DprA translates to MKEIEYWIWISSLQGLGAVKAMALLQIYKAPRTIYFMTEQELSEINFLTDKNVKEILDVGKRERVAAIYSLMVKHDIKLINIFDDRYPNNLKQIYDPPIVLYYKGKFQINDFTIAIVGSRRTTNYGAYSAKTLSYHLALRGVQIVSGLARGIDRIAHEGCLDANGKTIAVLGCGLDSIYPPENKGLFENILKCDGLIISEYPPGMPPLQYNFPARNRIISGLSSGVLVVEAARRSGSLITVSYALEQGREVFAVPGNIDSAYSNGTNQLIKDGAKMVINVEDILEEFQYGEISNNSITPNNSSRAIKNYSIFKGLNTQEILIVKIISNGIHHIDEIIERSNISAKEVNNILFMLEMKGIITQLPGKMFEMCL, encoded by the coding sequence ATGAAAGAAATAGAATATTGGATATGGATATCCTCATTACAGGGGCTAGGTGCTGTTAAGGCAATGGCACTACTTCAAATTTATAAAGCACCAAGAACCATATATTTTATGACAGAACAGGAGTTAAGTGAGATAAATTTTTTAACGGATAAAAATGTTAAAGAGATATTAGATGTTGGAAAAAGAGAACGAGTAGCCGCAATTTATAGTTTAATGGTTAAGCATGATATAAAATTAATAAATATATTTGATGATAGATATCCAAATAATCTCAAACAAATATATGATCCGCCAATTGTTTTGTATTACAAGGGCAAATTCCAAATCAATGACTTTACTATTGCAATTGTAGGCTCAAGAAGAACGACAAATTATGGTGCGTATTCAGCAAAAACTCTATCATATCATTTGGCACTGCGGGGTGTTCAAATTGTCAGCGGTTTAGCAAGGGGGATAGATAGAATTGCCCACGAAGGATGTCTAGATGCTAATGGCAAAACAATAGCTGTTTTGGGCTGCGGGCTTGATAGCATATATCCTCCAGAGAATAAAGGCCTTTTTGAAAATATACTAAAATGTGATGGACTAATCATATCTGAATATCCACCAGGTATGCCTCCACTTCAATATAATTTCCCAGCAAGAAACAGAATAATAAGTGGTCTGTCATCTGGAGTATTAGTTGTAGAAGCCGCTAGAAGAAGTGGTTCATTAATAACAGTCAGTTATGCATTGGAACAAGGAAGAGAGGTTTTTGCAGTACCTGGAAATATAGATTCTGCGTATAGCAATGGAACAAATCAATTGATTAAAGATGGAGCAAAAATGGTAATAAATGTTGAAGATATACTGGAAGAGTTTCAATATGGTGAAATATCAAATAATAGTATTACCCCAAATAATTCTTCTAGGGCAATTAAAAATTATAGTATTTTCAAAGGGCTTAATACCCAAGAAATCCTTATTGTTAAAATTATATCCAATGGAATTCACCATATTGATGAAATAATTGAAAGAAGCAATATATCAGCTAAAGAAGTAAACAATATTTTATTTATGTTAGAAATGAAAGGGATTATTACACAACTGCCGGGTAAGATGTTTGAAATGTGTTTATAG